The Vicinamibacterales bacterium DNA window CGTCCGGCGACTCGGCCGCCGGGGCCGGCCTCTACAAGTCCACCAACGGCGGCAACACCTGGACCGGGCCCATCGGCGCCGCGGTCTTCGCCGGCCGCGCCATCGCCAGCATCGCGATCGCGCCGGGCGCGCCCAACGTGCTGTACGTGGCCACGACGCGCGGCGTGGCCGGCGTGTCGTCGGTGAGCGGCGGCGCCGTGTCGCTCATCCCGGGCGCGGCGCCGTGGGGGCTCTACAAGTCCACCGACGGCGGCGCGACGTGGACCTTCCTGCACAACGGCGCGCCGGCAGCCGACCAGTGCGACACGGTGGCCGAGGCCACGGCCGCGGGCACGCCGTGCTCGCTGCGCGGCGTCCGGCGCATCGCGCTCGACCCCGGCGACCCCGCTACCGTCTACGCCTCGTCGTACTCGCGCGGCGTCTGGCGATCGGCCGACGGCGGCGCCACATGGGCCCAGATCTACACCTCGCTGAACGCGGCCGACGCGAACATGCGCGCCGAGTTCGCCGTGACCGCGCTCGCGGCCGGCACGACGCGGATGTACGTCTACGAGGGGTCCACGGGCGCGTCCGCGTCCACGACGGCCCGCCTCTTCCGAAGCGACGACGCGACGGCGGCGACGCCCGCCTTCGTCGGCCTCACGAGCAACGACCCGGCCGATCCCGGCTACGCCACCTACAACCTGTGCACGGGCCAGTGCTGGTACGACAACTTCGTCTACACGCCGGCCGGGCATCCCGACGTGGTCTACATCGGGGGCTCCTACAGCTACGGCGAGGCCTTCTCGAACAAGCGGGGCGTCGTCCTCTCCACCGATGCCGGCGTGTCGGCGACGGACATGACGATGGACGCCACCGATCCGGTCCATCCGAACGGCCTGCACCCCGACCAGCACGCGCTCGTCACCAACCCCGGGAATCCCTTCCAGTTCTTCGAGGTGAACGACGGCGGCCTCATGCGCTCGAACGGGGCCTTCGCCGACGCATCGGCCTGGTGTGACGACAGGAGCCTGGCCGACCCGCAGCTCAGCCGCTGCCGGCAGCTGCTCTCGCGCGTGCCGGCGCAGCTGACGGGGCTCAACCGGGGCCTGCAGACGCTGCAGTTCCAGAGCCTGTCGCTGAGCCCGTTCAACCCCCGCCTGCTCCAGGGCGGCACGCAGGACAACGGCACGTGGCAGTCCACGTCGCGGCGGTCGCTGTGGCGGAACACCATGATCGGCGACGGCGGGCAGTCGGGCTTCGACGCCGCGGTGCCGAACTTCCGGTTCCACACGTTCTTCAACGCCACGCCCGACATCAACCTCTCCGACGGGGCGATGGCCGCCTGGAACTGGATCGGCGATCAGATCTTCGGCACCGAGCCGCAGGCGTTCTACGTGCCGATCATCACCGACCCGAAGGTCAGCCGGACGATGTTCGTGGGCACGGGCCACGTGTGGCGGACCAAGACGTGGGGCATGGGTACCTCGACGCCGGACGAACACACCACGCGCTGCAACGAGTGGTTCGGCGTCTTCGACGACTTCTGCGGCGACTGGCTGCCGATGGGCGCCGTGAACTACGTGCCGCTGCCGTTCCCGAACCTCCCGGCGCCCTCGAGCTACTCGGCCACGCGGCTCACCGCGTCGGGCGCGCTCTATGGCACCGATCGCGCGGGCGGCAACGTGGCCGCCATCGAGCGGGCGGCGGGCGACACGTCCACCCTCTGGGCGGCGACGTCGACCGGCCGTGTGTTCATCTCGACCAACGTGGACGCCGAGCCCTTCAGCGCCGTCACCTACACGCGCCTCGACAGCCTGGCCGCCAACGATCCGAACCGGTTCGTCACCGGCATCTACGTCGACCCGGCCGACGCGAACCACGCCTGGATCGCCTACTCCGGCTTCTCGGCGACCACGCCCACCACGCCCGGCCACGTGTTCGACGTGCGCTACGACCCGAACGCGGGCACGGCCACGTGGACCGACGTCAGCTTCGATCTCGGGGACATCCCGATCACGGACGTCGTGCGCGACGATCTCCGCGGCGACCTGTACGCGGCCAGCGACTTCGGCGTCTACCGGCTCCTCGCCGGCGACGACTCATGGACGCTCGCGGCCGCCGGCATGCCGGCCGTGGAAGTGGCGGGCCTCACGATCCACGGACCGTCCCGGCGCCTGTACGCGGCGACCCACGGCCTGGGTGCGTGGCTGCTGACGCTGCGCTAGATGCGGTGTCCGGTGCGTCCGGGTCCTTCGGGGCCCGGTCCACCGGCCTGTGACGAACGCGGGGACGGCGGTCAAATACGAGTGCTGGTAGTAGCGGGATCCACTGCCTATACTCGCCGTCACCACACCACCACAGCCACCGGTCGCCGCACGCCCTGGCGGGTGCGGTGACCGGACCGGCTGTGCGCCTCCCGGCTCCTTGCTCATCGAGTCTCTGTGCGACGACGCACCGGCGTCTGGTGGCCGGCCGGAGGCGCCCCGCGCCGTTCCGACTCAGCCGCTGTAGTACGCTGCCGCGTCATGACATCGCGCGTCGGGACGACTTCGGTGTGGGTGGCCGCCGTGGCCGTCTGCGTGGCCTCGGACGCCGCG harbors:
- a CDS encoding sialidase family protein, which produces MTQTTKARVTITMLVAAVGAAVALVGHRSLAGRWTQFGFDDDWEQEAAEAGSGEAELPPALGQHIERLSRALPGNSGESREGPGAYGDAHFEALAYPDTDIPLVRLNETRRAFGRVLGRGYGRGGRRGDAWVSVGPSEALYPASDFRNSSSYVPAEYVAGGRATALAIDPNCGRRAGRDDEDDDDDDPGRGFGDRGQSRGRCRLWMFAAGGGVWRTDNALSGRPRWRFVSGAFGMNSGSALALDPNDPDADTIYAGTGEANASGDSAAGAGLYKSTNGGNTWTGPIGAAVFAGRAIASIAIAPGAPNVLYVATTRGVAGVSSVSGGAVSLIPGAAPWGLYKSTDGGATWTFLHNGAPAADQCDTVAEATAAGTPCSLRGVRRIALDPGDPATVYASSYSRGVWRSADGGATWAQIYTSLNAADANMRAEFAVTALAAGTTRMYVYEGSTGASASTTARLFRSDDATAATPAFVGLTSNDPADPGYATYNLCTGQCWYDNFVYTPAGHPDVVYIGGSYSYGEAFSNKRGVVLSTDAGVSATDMTMDATDPVHPNGLHPDQHALVTNPGNPFQFFEVNDGGLMRSNGAFADASAWCDDRSLADPQLSRCRQLLSRVPAQLTGLNRGLQTLQFQSLSLSPFNPRLLQGGTQDNGTWQSTSRRSLWRNTMIGDGGQSGFDAAVPNFRFHTFFNATPDINLSDGAMAAWNWIGDQIFGTEPQAFYVPIITDPKVSRTMFVGTGHVWRTKTWGMGTSTPDEHTTRCNEWFGVFDDFCGDWLPMGAVNYVPLPFPNLPAPSSYSATRLTASGALYGTDRAGGNVAAIERAAGDTSTLWAATSTGRVFISTNVDAEPFSAVTYTRLDSLAANDPNRFVTGIYVDPADANHAWIAYSGFSATTPTTPGHVFDVRYDPNAGTATWTDVSFDLGDIPITDVVRDDLRGDLYAASDFGVYRLLAGDDSWTLAAAGMPAVEVAGLTIHGPSRRLYAATHGLGAWLLTLR